A region of Bacillus rossius redtenbacheri isolate Brsri chromosome 2, Brsri_v3, whole genome shotgun sequence DNA encodes the following proteins:
- the LOC134528971 gene encoding uncharacterized protein LOC134528971, with amino-acid sequence MSLPIHVGRPLILPLPILVGIPLPIHMVRPLSLLVGIPLYIHVSLSLPLILLVGTPLPTLVVIQLPIHVGRPLILPLPILVGIPLPIHMGRPLSLLVGIPLYIHVSLSLPLILLVGTPLPTLVGIQLPIHMGRTLILPLPILVGIPLSFHMGRPLSLLVGIPLYIHVSLSLPLILLVGTPLPTLVGIQLPIHMGRTLILPLPILVGIPLSFHMGRPLSLFVGIPFPIHVGRPQSLLVGFTC; translated from the coding sequence ATGTCACTGCCCATCCACGTTGGTCGACCACTGATACTACCACTACCGATCCTCGTGGGTATACCACTTCCCATTCACATGGTTCGACCACTGTCCCTCCTCGTGGGTATACCACTTTACATCCACGTGAGTCTAAGTCTACCATTGATCCTCCTTGTTGGTACACCACTACCGACCCTCGTAGTTATACAACTGCCCATCCACGTTGGTCGACCACTGATACTACCACTACCGATCCTCGTGGGTATACCACTTCCCATTCACATGGGTCGACCACTGTCCCTCCTCGTGGGTATACCACTTTACATCCACGTGAGTCTAAGTCTACCATTGATCCTCCTTGTTGGTACACCACTACCGACCCTCGTAGGTATACAACTGCCCATCCACATGGGTCGAACACTGATACTACCACTACCGATCCTCGTGGGTATACCACTGTCCTTCCACATGGGTCGACCACTGTCCCTCCTCGTGGGTATACCACTTTACATCCACGTGAGTCTAAGTCTACCATTGATCCTCCTTGTTGGTACACCACTACCGACCCTCGTAGGTATACAACTGCCCATCCACATGGGTCGAACACTGATACTACCACTACCGATCCTCGTGGGTATACCACTGTCCTTCCACATGGGTCGACCACTGTCCCTCTTCGTGGGTATACCATTTCCCATCCACGTTGGTCGACCACAGTCCCTCCTCGTTGGCTTCACTTGTTAA